Proteins from a single region of Salipiger sp. H15:
- the rsmG gene encoding 16S rRNA (guanine(527)-N(7))-methyltransferase RsmG: MSAMDLGGGLSVSRETWDRLEHYTDLLKKWNPRINLVSPTTLAEAWTRHIVDSAQIWGIPQGYPQHWADLGSGGGFPGLVVAILRDEFAPEMAVTLVESDQRKCAFLRTVLRETGVPATVEARRIEEIPPLGADLLSARALASLDKLLGFADRHLCENGTALFPKGAQAEKEIAEARKMWQFELVRHTSLTDPHAVVLQIGALTHV; this comes from the coding sequence ATGAGCGCGATGGACCTTGGAGGCGGGCTCAGTGTTTCACGTGAAACATGGGACCGCCTCGAGCACTACACGGACCTCTTGAAGAAGTGGAATCCGCGGATCAACCTCGTTTCGCCGACCACTTTGGCCGAGGCGTGGACGCGCCACATCGTGGATTCCGCGCAGATCTGGGGAATTCCACAGGGATATCCCCAGCATTGGGCGGATCTGGGCAGCGGCGGCGGATTTCCCGGGCTCGTGGTTGCCATCCTGCGCGATGAATTTGCGCCCGAGATGGCCGTCACGCTGGTGGAAAGCGACCAGCGAAAATGCGCCTTCTTGCGGACGGTGCTTCGGGAGACCGGCGTGCCCGCGACGGTCGAGGCGCGGCGGATCGAGGAAATCCCGCCGCTTGGCGCGGATCTGCTGAGCGCCCGGGCGCTGGCCTCGCTCGACAAGCTGCTGGGGTTCGCGGACCGGCACCTGTGCGAGAATGGCACGGCGCTCTTCCCGAAAGGCGCGCAGGCCGAAAAAGAAATCGCGGAGGCACGCAAGATGTGGCAGTTTGAGCTGGTACGGCATACAAGCCTGACGGATCCCCACGCGGTTGTCTTGCAAATCGGAGCGCTGACTCATGTCTGA